A window of Streptomyces sp. SAI-127 contains these coding sequences:
- a CDS encoding magnesium and cobalt transport protein CorA, protein MSMAGNLRKVTSLGSVGGLRKVARLARRRPRVDLSHHARSPLGTSVVNCVTYREGSRIPVDGDLVDTVERVRKSRDGFVWLGLHEPSDHEFEGIADLFDLHPLAVEDAVEAHQRPKVERYGETLFAVFKTVCYVEHEELTATSEVVNTGEIMVFAGEDFVITVRHGSHGSLGPLREELESDPQQLAKGPAAVLHAIADHVVDDYLDVTDSMQSDIDLVETAVFAENGARVDPGRIYQLKRELLELKRAVVPLSRPLEELSTRPIHVIAPEIQAYFRDVSDHLLRAKEQIAAFDELLNSILQAHLAQVTVSQNEDMRKITAWAAVIAVPTMVCGVYGMNFDHMPELHWTFGYPLVMGVIAVACGVLYRGFRRNGWL, encoded by the coding sequence ATGTCCATGGCAGGGAATCTGCGAAAGGTCACGAGCCTCGGCAGCGTCGGCGGCCTGCGCAAGGTGGCCCGGCTGGCCCGGCGGCGCCCGCGCGTCGACCTGAGCCATCACGCCCGCTCCCCGCTGGGCACCTCGGTCGTCAACTGCGTGACGTACAGGGAGGGATCCCGCATCCCGGTCGACGGTGATCTGGTCGACACCGTGGAGCGGGTGCGCAAGAGCCGGGACGGCTTCGTCTGGCTCGGACTGCACGAGCCGTCGGACCATGAGTTCGAGGGCATCGCGGACCTCTTCGACCTGCACCCGCTGGCCGTCGAGGACGCGGTCGAGGCCCATCAGCGCCCGAAGGTGGAGCGCTACGGCGAGACGCTGTTCGCGGTGTTCAAGACGGTCTGCTACGTCGAGCACGAGGAGCTCACGGCGACGAGCGAAGTGGTCAACACCGGAGAGATCATGGTGTTCGCCGGCGAGGACTTCGTGATCACGGTGCGGCACGGCAGTCACGGATCGCTGGGTCCGCTGCGCGAGGAGCTGGAGTCCGACCCTCAGCAGCTCGCCAAGGGGCCGGCCGCGGTGCTGCACGCGATCGCGGATCATGTGGTCGACGACTACCTGGACGTCACCGACTCGATGCAGTCGGACATCGACCTGGTCGAGACGGCGGTGTTCGCGGAGAACGGCGCCCGGGTCGACCCGGGCCGCATCTACCAGCTCAAGCGCGAACTCCTGGAGCTGAAGCGGGCGGTGGTCCCGCTCAGCCGCCCGCTCGAGGAGCTCTCCACACGCCCGATCCACGTCATCGCCCCGGAGATACAGGCGTACTTCCGCGATGTCTCCGACCATCTGCTGCGCGCCAAGGAGCAGATCGCCGCGTTCGACGAACTGCTCAACTCGATCCTGCAGGCCCACCTAGCGCAGGTGACGGTCTCGCAGAACGAGGACATGCGGAAGATCACGGCCTGGGCCGCGGTGATCGCCGTCCCGACGATGGTCTGCGGTGTGTACGGCATGAACTTCGACCACATGCCGGAGCTGCACTGGACGTTCGGCTACCCGTTGGTCATGGGCGTCATAGCCGTAGCCTGTGGCGTGCTCTACCGCGGCTTCCGGCGCAACGGCTGGCTTTGA
- a CDS encoding methyltransferase domain-containing protein, protein MTRTDRYLLDNRQTEAGERFDAFATLFDPTTFRHIEGFGIGSGWRCWEVGAGGTSVVSWLAKKVGPTGKVVATDIDTTRLAAAGRPPVDVRVHDVSAEEPPGEDFDLVHARLVLVHVPDRERALRSMIKSLRPGGRLLLEDADPALQPLTCPDERGPEQQLANRLRQGFRRLLADRGADLSYGRTLPRLLREAGLRQVTADAYFPLASPACAALESATIRQIREQLVTAGLATDEDIDRHLANVATGTMDLATAPLISAWGRKA, encoded by the coding sequence ATGACACGAACCGACCGGTATCTCCTCGACAACCGGCAGACGGAGGCGGGAGAGCGCTTCGACGCCTTCGCCACCCTCTTCGACCCCACGACCTTCCGGCACATCGAAGGATTCGGCATCGGATCCGGCTGGCGCTGCTGGGAGGTCGGCGCGGGCGGCACGTCCGTGGTGTCCTGGCTGGCCAAGAAGGTCGGTCCGACCGGAAAGGTCGTCGCGACCGACATCGACACCACGCGCCTGGCCGCGGCGGGCCGCCCGCCGGTGGACGTACGCGTTCACGACGTGAGCGCCGAGGAACCGCCGGGGGAGGACTTCGACCTGGTGCACGCCCGGCTCGTCCTCGTCCATGTGCCGGACCGGGAACGGGCGTTGCGGTCGATGATCAAGTCCCTGCGCCCCGGCGGACGGCTCCTGCTGGAGGACGCCGACCCCGCCCTGCAACCCCTGACCTGCCCCGACGAGCGCGGCCCCGAGCAGCAACTGGCGAACCGGCTGCGCCAGGGGTTCCGCCGGCTGCTCGCCGACCGCGGCGCCGACCTCTCCTACGGCCGCACCCTCCCGCGCCTGCTTCGCGAGGCCGGTCTGCGCCAGGTGACGGCCGACGCCTACTTCCCGCTCGCCTCGCCGGCCTGTGCCGCCCTGGAGTCCGCCACGATCCGCCAGATCCGCGAGCAGCTCGTCACGGCGGGCCTCGCCACGGACGAGGACATCGACCGCCACCTCGCCAACGTCGCCACCGGCACGATGGACCTGGCCACGGCCCCGTTGATCTCGGCATGGGGCCGCAAGGCGTAG
- a CDS encoding sugar kinase: MKTDGLGTAAADRGGALLVVGDVITDVVARHRGPLAAGTDTAAAIRTVPGGAGANVACWAARGGGAVVRLLGRVGAEAAAWHERELAECGVRPRLVVDPEAPTGTVICLVDAGEGAERTLLTDSGASLRLEPDDWSDALLDGVAWLHLSGYLLFSEPSRALVAVAMESAHARGVPVSLDPASAGFLRKLGVDRCLSLVEGVDVLLPSRDEACLLTGLPDAADAAAKLSRHVPLVVVKQGAEGAVIARSGSVYAHVPAVAATPRDTTGAGDAFTGAFLAALLAGAAPEDAVADGCRAGALAVERVGGRPPLPD, translated from the coding sequence GTGAAGACGGACGGGCTCGGTACCGCCGCGGCCGACCGCGGGGGCGCCCTGCTGGTCGTCGGGGACGTCATCACGGACGTCGTCGCCCGGCACCGGGGGCCGCTCGCCGCGGGCACGGACACCGCTGCCGCGATCCGTACGGTGCCGGGCGGGGCAGGGGCCAACGTGGCCTGCTGGGCCGCCCGCGGGGGCGGTGCGGTGGTGCGGCTGCTGGGGCGGGTGGGCGCGGAGGCGGCCGCGTGGCACGAGCGGGAGCTGGCCGAGTGCGGGGTACGGCCGCGGCTCGTCGTCGATCCGGAGGCGCCGACCGGGACGGTGATCTGCCTCGTGGACGCCGGTGAGGGCGCCGAGCGGACGTTACTCACGGACAGCGGCGCCTCGTTGCGGCTGGAGCCGGACGACTGGTCGGACGCGCTGCTCGACGGCGTGGCATGGCTGCACCTGTCGGGCTATCTGCTGTTCTCGGAGCCGAGCCGGGCGCTGGTGGCGGTGGCCATGGAGTCGGCACACGCGCGTGGTGTTCCGGTGAGCCTCGATCCTGCGTCGGCGGGCTTCCTCCGGAAGCTGGGGGTGGACCGCTGCCTCTCGCTGGTCGAGGGGGTGGACGTTCTGCTGCCGAGCCGGGACGAGGCGTGTCTGCTCACCGGGCTGCCCGACGCGGCGGACGCGGCGGCCAAGCTGAGCCGCCACGTCCCGCTGGTGGTCGTCAAGCAGGGCGCGGAGGGCGCGGTCATCGCGCGCTCCGGCAGCGTGTACGCCCACGTGCCCGCCGTAGCGGCGACGCCCCGGGACACGACCGGGGCGGGCGACGCCTTCACGGGCGCGTTCCTCGCGGCCCTGCTGGCGGGCGCCGCACCCGAGGACGCGGTGGCGGACGGATGCCGGGCGGGAGCGCTGGCCGTGGAGCGGGTGGGCGGGAGACCTCCGCTGCCGGACTGA
- a CDS encoding pseudouridine-5'-phosphate glycosidase, with amino-acid sequence MVLVVSEEVREAIDARRPVVALESTIIAHGLPRPRNLQVALELEDVVRRQGAVPATIAVLDGRPLVGLDKEQLERVANEDGIRKLGHRDLPLAVAAGVSGATTVSATAQLAALAGVEVFATGGLGGVHREWTTTQDESADLGLLARTPITVVCAGVKSILDVPATLQRLETLGVAVAGYGTDRFPGFYLSDSGYPVEWRLDSPQQVAEVMRAREALGAPGSALIVANPVPEEEQLDPDLHARVLAAALQACEEAGVTGQGVTPFLLDYLVRHTGGASLSANLAAVRGNVRLAGRIAAARAGA; translated from the coding sequence GTGGTGCTGGTGGTGTCCGAAGAGGTGCGCGAGGCGATCGACGCGCGTCGACCCGTGGTGGCCCTGGAGTCCACGATCATCGCGCACGGGCTGCCGCGTCCGCGCAATCTGCAGGTGGCGCTGGAGCTGGAGGACGTCGTACGGCGGCAGGGAGCCGTACCGGCGACGATCGCCGTACTGGACGGGCGGCCCCTGGTCGGCCTGGACAAGGAGCAGTTGGAGCGGGTCGCCAACGAGGACGGGATCCGCAAGCTGGGTCACCGGGATCTGCCGCTCGCGGTGGCCGCGGGGGTGAGCGGGGCGACCACCGTGTCGGCCACGGCGCAGCTGGCGGCCCTGGCCGGGGTGGAGGTGTTCGCGACGGGCGGGCTCGGCGGGGTGCACCGCGAGTGGACGACGACCCAGGACGAGTCGGCCGACCTCGGCCTGCTGGCGCGCACACCGATCACCGTGGTGTGCGCGGGCGTGAAGTCCATCCTGGACGTGCCGGCGACGCTCCAGCGACTGGAGACGCTGGGGGTGGCGGTCGCCGGGTACGGGACGGACCGCTTCCCCGGCTTCTATCTGTCCGACTCCGGCTACCCCGTGGAGTGGCGGCTGGACTCCCCGCAGCAGGTCGCGGAGGTCATGCGGGCGCGGGAAGCGCTGGGCGCGCCCGGCTCTGCGCTGATCGTCGCCAACCCCGTCCCCGAGGAGGAGCAGCTGGATCCCGACTTGCACGCGCGTGTGCTCGCGGCCGCGCTGCAGGCGTGTGAGGAGGCGGGGGTCACCGGTCAAGGGGTCACGCCGTTTCTGCTGGACTACCTGGTGCGGCACACCGGCGGCGCCTCGCTGAGCGCCAACCTGGCGGCGGTGCGCGGCAACGTGCGGCTGGCGGGGCGGATCGCGGCGGCCCGGGCCGGGGCGTGA
- a CDS encoding VOC family protein, whose product MKDNSTRLDHVVLWVRDPVASADFYEKTLGMEPVRLTDFAAGAVSFPSVRLNDETIFDLMPLTMADHMKMVPGAAESAGHPVNHVCLALPADDFETLRARIEEGSVPVSDFSRDSFGARGMARRSFYFRDPDGNVFEARHYD is encoded by the coding sequence ATGAAGGACAACTCGACACGTCTCGACCATGTCGTCCTCTGGGTCCGTGACCCGGTGGCATCGGCCGACTTCTACGAGAAGACCCTGGGCATGGAACCCGTGAGGCTCACCGACTTCGCCGCGGGGGCGGTGTCCTTCCCCTCCGTACGGCTCAACGACGAGACCATCTTCGACCTCATGCCGCTCACCATGGCGGACCACATGAAAATGGTCCCTGGCGCTGCCGAGAGCGCGGGACACCCCGTCAATCATGTCTGCCTGGCCCTGCCCGCCGACGATTTCGAGACACTCCGCGCCCGCATCGAGGAAGGGTCCGTGCCCGTCTCGGACTTCTCCCGCGACTCCTTCGGCGCCCGCGGTATGGCCCGGCGCAGCTTCTACTTCCGGGACCCGGACGGGAACGTCTTCGAGGCGCGCCACTACGACTGA
- the fdhA gene encoding formaldehyde dehydrogenase, glutathione-independent, translating into MSGNRAVAYLKPGAVEVRTVDHPTLELQDGPGVSPEAVGRKCRHGVVLKVLATNICGSDQHMVRGRTTAPEGLVLGHEITGEVVERGPDVEFIGVGDIVSVPFNIACGRCRNCKERKTGICLNVNASRPGAAYGYVDMGGWVGGQAEFAMVPYADFNLLRFPDRDEAREKLLDLTMLSDIFPTGFHGVVSSGAGVGSTVYVAGAGPVGLAAAASAQLLGAAVVIVGDLNAERLAQARSFGCETVDVSQGSVEDQIAQILGEPEVDAAVDAVGFEARAHGRDAPEAPATVLNSLMGITRAGGALGIPGLYVTDDPGGVDDDARSGTLKVRLGLGWAKSHRFTTGQCPVMKYHRSLMMAILHGRVHIAKAVNATVIGLDDAPRGYAEFDQGASRKYVLDPHGALTGVRPV; encoded by the coding sequence ATGAGCGGAAACAGGGCAGTCGCGTATCTCAAGCCGGGCGCTGTGGAGGTCAGGACCGTCGACCACCCGACGCTTGAGCTCCAGGACGGACCGGGGGTGTCCCCCGAAGCGGTCGGCAGGAAGTGCCGGCACGGGGTCGTCCTCAAGGTCCTCGCCACCAACATCTGCGGCAGCGACCAGCACATGGTGCGCGGACGGACGACCGCGCCCGAGGGACTGGTCCTCGGACACGAGATCACCGGCGAAGTCGTCGAACGGGGTCCGGACGTCGAGTTCATCGGCGTCGGCGACATCGTCTCCGTACCGTTCAACATCGCCTGCGGGCGGTGTCGTAACTGCAAGGAACGCAAGACCGGCATCTGCCTGAACGTCAACGCGTCCCGCCCCGGGGCGGCCTACGGCTATGTCGACATGGGCGGCTGGGTCGGCGGCCAGGCCGAGTTCGCCATGGTGCCGTACGCGGACTTCAATCTGCTGAGGTTCCCCGACCGGGACGAGGCCCGCGAGAAGCTGCTCGATCTGACCATGCTGTCGGACATCTTCCCGACCGGCTTCCACGGCGTCGTGAGTTCGGGCGCGGGCGTCGGTTCGACCGTGTACGTCGCCGGGGCGGGCCCGGTGGGTCTGGCGGCGGCCGCGTCGGCGCAGCTCCTCGGGGCCGCCGTGGTCATCGTCGGCGATCTCAACGCCGAGCGTCTGGCCCAGGCGCGGAGCTTCGGCTGCGAGACGGTCGACGTGTCGCAGGGCAGCGTGGAGGACCAGATCGCGCAGATCCTCGGGGAGCCCGAGGTGGACGCCGCGGTCGACGCGGTGGGCTTCGAGGCCCGTGCTCACGGCAGGGACGCCCCGGAGGCACCCGCGACGGTCCTCAACTCGCTGATGGGGATCACACGCGCGGGCGGTGCGCTGGGTATCCCCGGCCTGTACGTCACCGATGACCCCGGTGGGGTCGACGACGACGCCAGGAGCGGGACGCTGAAGGTACGGCTCGGGCTCGGCTGGGCCAAGAGCCACCGCTTCACCACCGGACAGTGCCCCGTGATGAAGTACCACCGGAGTCTGATGATGGCGATCCTGCACGGCCGTGTGCACATCGCCAAGGCGGTCAACGCGACCGTCATCGGACTGGACGACGCACCGCGTGGCTATGCCGAGTTCGACCAGGGCGCCAGCCGTAAGTACGTGCTCGACCCGCACGGAGCGCTGACCGGCGTACGGCCGGTCTGA
- a CDS encoding methylated-DNA--[protein]-cysteine S-methyltransferase, with the protein MNSQGQDEQRVVWTVVGTDIGPLLLAATDEGLVNVVFHATEPVRDKALERLASRLGAEPVEAPGSALLAEAMRQVEAYFAGERHDFELSLDWSLISGFNRQVLRELASGVRYGQVVGYGDLAGRVGQPGAAQAVGVAMGSNPLPVVVPCHRVVESDGGIGGFGGGLETKRKLLALEGVLPEPLF; encoded by the coding sequence ATGAACAGCCAAGGGCAGGACGAGCAGCGGGTCGTGTGGACCGTCGTCGGCACGGACATCGGGCCGCTGCTGCTGGCCGCGACCGACGAGGGTCTGGTCAACGTGGTCTTCCACGCCACCGAGCCGGTCCGCGACAAAGCACTGGAGCGGCTCGCGTCCCGGCTCGGCGCCGAGCCCGTCGAGGCGCCCGGCTCCGCGCTGCTGGCCGAGGCGATGCGCCAGGTCGAGGCGTACTTCGCGGGCGAACGGCACGACTTCGAGCTGTCCCTGGACTGGTCGCTGATCTCGGGCTTCAACCGGCAGGTGCTGCGCGAGCTGGCGTCCGGTGTGCGGTACGGCCAGGTCGTCGGGTACGGCGATCTGGCCGGACGGGTCGGCCAGCCGGGTGCCGCGCAGGCCGTGGGGGTGGCCATGGGCTCCAATCCGCTGCCGGTCGTGGTGCCCTGCCATCGGGTCGTGGAGAGCGACGGCGGCATCGGCGGGTTCGGCGGCGGTCTGGAGACCAAGCGGAAGCTGCTCGCGCTGGAGGGCGTGCTGCCGGAGCCGCTGTTCTGA
- a CDS encoding glycerophosphodiester phosphodiesterase family protein — translation MHARAATATTTALLGTAALLLPATDVRAVEDGTPPAIIAHRGASAYAPENTLTAVDKAARLGAVWVENDVQRTRDGKLVVLHDDSLRRTTDVEQVFPGRAPWKVKDFTAAEIARLDAGSWFGAAYAGARVPTLEQYVHRVDLHHQKLLLELKNPELYPGIEQETLKLLSNEGWLDRKHRSRLVVQSFSAASLRTVHDLKPGVKTGFLGAPSVADLHAYAAFADQINPSHAAVSRAYVSAIHAFTGPHGKPLEVSAWTVNTADAARLVAGHGVDGIITNKPDVVRDALRG, via the coding sequence ATGCACGCGCGCGCCGCGACCGCCACGACCACCGCGCTCCTGGGGACCGCCGCCCTCCTGCTTCCCGCAACCGACGTCCGAGCCGTCGAGGACGGCACACCGCCCGCGATCATCGCCCACCGGGGCGCCTCCGCCTACGCCCCCGAGAACACCCTGACCGCCGTCGACAAGGCCGCACGGCTCGGCGCCGTCTGGGTCGAGAACGACGTCCAGCGCACCAGGGACGGCAAACTCGTCGTCCTCCACGACGACAGCCTCCGGCGCACCACCGACGTGGAGCAGGTTTTCCCCGGTCGGGCGCCCTGGAAGGTGAAGGACTTCACCGCCGCCGAAATCGCGCGTCTGGACGCGGGCAGCTGGTTCGGCGCCGCCTACGCGGGCGCACGCGTGCCGACGCTCGAGCAGTACGTGCACCGCGTCGATCTTCACCATCAGAAGCTGCTGCTCGAACTCAAGAACCCGGAGCTGTATCCCGGCATCGAGCAGGAGACCCTCAAACTCCTCAGCAACGAGGGATGGCTCGACCGCAAGCACAGGAGCCGGCTGGTCGTGCAGAGCTTCAGCGCGGCCAGTCTGCGGACCGTCCACGATCTCAAGCCCGGAGTGAAGACCGGCTTCCTCGGAGCGCCGTCCGTGGCGGACCTGCACGCGTACGCGGCCTTCGCCGACCAGATCAACCCGTCGCACGCCGCCGTCTCCAGGGCGTACGTCTCCGCGATCCATGCCTTCACGGGTCCGCACGGCAAGCCGCTCGAGGTCTCCGCCTGGACCGTCAACACCGCGGACGCCGCACGGCTGGTCGCCGGGCACGGCGTCGACGGCATCATCACCAACAAGCCGGACGTGGTGCGGGACGCGCTGCGCGGGTAG
- a CDS encoding MHYT domain-containing protein, which produces MQGTVDGFSYGLVTPLVAYLMACLGGALGLRCTTRSMLVSRSWRPGWLALGSAAIGSGIWTMHFVAMMGFTVEQAPVHYDRAITFASLGVAIVMVGIGVFIVGYRGATGTPLMTGGAVTGLGIASMHYLGMAGMRLNGQLEYNTVTVAISVVIAVVAATAALWAAGQVRGFMWSVGASLIMGLAVTGMHYTGMAALSVHVHHSSAPVAGESPASLLAPMMIGPLAFLLLAAVVVMFDPLMVMGKPVWSPVENKPGVPARELVHHPAARRPSLRRNLNHRDSRTPQNR; this is translated from the coding sequence ATGCAAGGCACGGTCGACGGATTCAGTTACGGACTCGTCACACCGCTGGTGGCCTACCTCATGGCCTGCCTCGGCGGCGCCCTCGGCCTGCGCTGCACCACCAGATCCATGCTGGTCAGCCGGTCCTGGCGACCCGGCTGGCTGGCCCTCGGCTCGGCGGCGATCGGCTCCGGCATCTGGACCATGCACTTCGTCGCGATGATGGGGTTCACGGTCGAACAGGCACCCGTCCACTACGACAGGGCCATCACCTTCGCGAGCCTGGGCGTCGCCATCGTCATGGTGGGCATCGGGGTCTTCATCGTCGGCTACCGGGGCGCGACCGGAACACCCCTGATGACCGGCGGTGCCGTCACCGGCCTGGGCATCGCCTCGATGCACTACCTGGGCATGGCGGGGATGCGCCTGAACGGGCAGCTGGAGTACAACACCGTCACCGTCGCCATCTCCGTGGTCATAGCCGTCGTCGCAGCCACCGCCGCCCTCTGGGCCGCCGGGCAGGTCAGGGGATTCATGTGGAGCGTGGGCGCGAGCCTGATCATGGGCCTCGCCGTCACGGGCATGCACTACACCGGCATGGCCGCCCTCAGCGTCCATGTGCACCACTCGTCCGCCCCCGTCGCCGGTGAATCGCCCGCCTCCCTGCTCGCGCCCATGATGATCGGCCCGCTCGCCTTCCTGCTGCTCGCGGCTGTCGTCGTGATGTTCGATCCGCTGATGGTCATGGGCAAACCCGTGTGGTCCCCCGTCGAGAACAAGCCCGGCGTCCCCGCGCGCGAACTCGTCCACCACCCGGCCGCCCGCCGCCCCTCGCTCCGCCGGAACCTGAACCACCGCGACTCCCGCACCCCGCAGAACCGCTGA
- the uvrB gene encoding excinuclease ABC subunit UvrB: MRPVSHIERTVAPFEVVSSYQPSGDQPAAIAELAKRIEAGEKDVVLLGATGTGKSATTAWMIEKLQRPTLVMAPNKTLAAQLANEFRELLPNNAVEYFVSYYDYYQPEAYVPQSDTYIEKDSSINEEVERLRHSATNSLLTRRDVIVVASVSCIYGLGTPQEYVDRMVALKVGEEIDRDQLLRRFVDIQYTRNDLAFTRGTFRVRGDTIEIFPVYEELAVRIEMFGDEIEALSTLHPLTGEIISDDDHLYVFPASHYVAGPERMERAVNDIEKELGERLTELEKQGKLLEAQRLRMRTTYDLEMLRQIGSCSGVENYSMHFDGRAPGSPPNTLIDYFPDDFLLVIDESHVTVPQIGAMYEGDASRKRTLVDHGFRLPSALDNRPLKWEEFTERIGQTVYLSATPGKYELSRGDGVVEQIIRPTGLIDPEVVVKPTEGQIDDLVHEIRTRTEKDERVLVTTLTKKMAEDLTDYFLELGIQVRYLHSDVDTLRRVELLRELRSGEFDVLVGINLLREGLDLPEVSLVAILDADKEGFLRSGTSLIQTIGRAARNVSGQVHMYADKITPAMEKAIEETNRRREKQVAYNTERGIDPQPLRKKINDIVAQIAREDIDTEQLLGSGYRQGKDGKAAKAPVPSLGKAAAGTKAAKGKAKETVPTDRPAAELAEQIEEMTARMRAAAADLQFEIAARLRDEVSEMKKELRQMKEAGLA, from the coding sequence ATGCGGCCCGTTTCCCACATCGAACGTACGGTGGCGCCCTTCGAGGTCGTCAGCTCCTACCAGCCCAGCGGCGATCAGCCGGCGGCCATCGCCGAGCTGGCCAAGCGCATCGAGGCAGGTGAGAAGGACGTCGTCCTGCTCGGCGCGACCGGCACCGGAAAGTCCGCCACCACGGCGTGGATGATCGAGAAGCTCCAGCGCCCCACCCTGGTGATGGCCCCGAACAAGACGCTGGCCGCCCAGCTGGCGAACGAATTCCGCGAGCTGCTGCCGAACAACGCCGTCGAGTACTTCGTCTCGTACTACGACTACTACCAGCCCGAGGCCTACGTCCCGCAGTCGGACACCTACATCGAGAAGGACTCCTCGATCAACGAGGAGGTGGAGCGCCTGCGCCACTCCGCGACCAACTCGCTGCTCACCCGCCGAGACGTCATCGTGGTCGCCTCGGTCTCCTGCATCTACGGCCTCGGTACCCCGCAGGAGTACGTGGACCGCATGGTGGCGCTCAAGGTCGGCGAGGAGATCGACCGCGACCAGCTGCTGCGCCGCTTCGTCGACATCCAGTACACGCGCAACGACCTGGCCTTCACCCGCGGCACCTTCCGGGTGCGCGGCGACACCATCGAGATCTTCCCGGTCTACGAGGAGCTCGCCGTCCGCATCGAGATGTTCGGCGACGAGATCGAGGCACTGTCCACGCTCCACCCGCTCACCGGCGAGATCATCAGCGACGACGACCATCTGTACGTCTTCCCGGCCTCGCACTACGTCGCGGGACCCGAGCGCATGGAGCGGGCCGTCAATGACATCGAGAAGGAGCTCGGGGAGCGCCTGACCGAGCTGGAGAAGCAGGGCAAGCTCCTGGAGGCCCAGCGCCTGAGGATGCGCACGACGTACGACCTCGAGATGCTGCGCCAGATCGGCTCCTGCTCGGGCGTCGAGAACTACTCGATGCACTTCGACGGCCGCGCGCCCGGTTCCCCGCCGAACACCCTGATCGACTACTTCCCGGACGACTTCCTGCTCGTCATCGACGAATCGCACGTGACCGTGCCCCAGATCGGCGCGATGTACGAGGGCGACGCCTCCCGCAAGCGCACCCTCGTCGACCACGGCTTCCGCCTCCCCTCGGCCCTGGACAACCGCCCCCTCAAGTGGGAGGAGTTCACGGAGCGCATCGGCCAGACCGTCTATCTGTCGGCGACGCCCGGCAAGTACGAGCTCTCGCGCGGGGACGGCGTCGTCGAGCAGATCATCCGCCCCACCGGCCTGATCGACCCCGAGGTCGTCGTCAAGCCGACCGAGGGCCAGATCGACGACCTGGTGCACGAGATCCGCACCCGCACCGAGAAGGACGAGCGCGTCCTGGTCACCACGCTCACCAAGAAGATGGCCGAGGACCTCACCGACTACTTCCTGGAGCTCGGCATCCAGGTCCGCTATCTGCACAGCGACGTCGACACCCTGCGCCGCGTGGAGTTGCTGCGTGAGCTGCGCTCCGGCGAGTTCGACGTCCTCGTCGGCATCAACCTCCTGCGCGAGGGCCTCGACCTGCCAGAGGTGTCCCTGGTGGCCATCCTCGACGCCGACAAGGAGGGCTTCCTGCGCTCCGGCACCTCTCTGATCCAGACCATCGGCCGCGCCGCGCGCAATGTCTCCGGCCAGGTCCACATGTACGCCGACAAGATCACCCCGGCGATGGAGAAGGCCATCGAGGAGACCAACCGGCGCCGGGAGAAGCAGGTCGCGTACAACACGGAGCGGGGCATCGACCCCCAGCCGCTGCGCAAGAAGATCAACGACATCGTCGCGCAGATCGCCCGCGAGGACATCGACACCGAGCAACTGCTCGGCTCCGGCTACCGCCAGGGCAAGGACGGCAAGGCAGCCAAGGCCCCCGTGCCCTCCCTCGGCAAGGCGGCGGCCGGCACCAAGGCCGCCAAGGGCAAGGCCAAGGAAACCGTCCCGACCGACCGCCCCGCGGCCGAACTCGCCGAGCAGATCGAGGAGATGACGGCACGCATGCGTGCCGCCGCCGCCGACCTCCAGTTCGAGATCGCGGCCCGCCTGCGCGACGAGGTCTCCGAGATGAAGAAGGAGCTCCGGCAGATGAAGGAGGCCGGCCTGGCCTGA
- a CDS encoding TerD family protein — protein sequence MTVNMTKGQAISLQKNDGGSLTAVRMGLGWQAAPRRGLFGSRTREVDLDASAVLFADKQPVDVVFFRHLVSDDGSVKHTGDNLVGGVGQGGDDEAILVDLARVPVHIDQIVFTVNSFTGQTFQEVQNAFCRLVDETNGDEMARYTLAGGGAYTAQIMAKVHRTGPGWTMTALGTPANGRTFQDLMPAILPHL from the coding sequence GTGACCGTCAACATGACCAAGGGTCAGGCCATCAGTCTGCAGAAGAACGACGGAGGCAGCCTGACCGCGGTGCGCATGGGCCTCGGCTGGCAGGCGGCTCCCCGGCGCGGCCTGTTCGGCTCGCGCACGCGAGAGGTCGACCTCGACGCCTCCGCCGTCCTGTTCGCGGACAAGCAGCCCGTCGACGTCGTCTTCTTCCGTCACCTGGTGAGCGACGACGGCTCGGTCAAGCACACCGGTGACAACCTCGTCGGCGGCGTCGGCCAGGGCGGTGACGACGAGGCGATCCTCGTCGACCTGGCCCGCGTCCCCGTTCACATCGACCAGATCGTCTTCACCGTGAACTCCTTCACGGGCCAGACCTTCCAGGAGGTGCAGAACGCCTTCTGCCGACTGGTCGACGAGACCAACGGCGACGAGATGGCCCGCTACACGCTCGCCGGCGGCGGCGCCTACACCGCCCAGATCATGGCGAAGGTGCACCGGACGGGCCCGGGCTGGACCATGACGGCCCTGGGCACCCCGGCCAACGGCCGCACCTTCCAGGACCTGATGCCGGCGATCCTGCCGCACCTGTAA